Proteins found in one Methylobacterium sp. CB376 genomic segment:
- a CDS encoding NADP-dependent malic enzyme yields the protein MNLRTPGEANDEAGTDDVLTRAALDYHRFPTPGKISVLPTKDMTTQRDLALAYSPGVAAACMAIKRDPAEASSLTSRGNLVAVISNGTAVLGLGNIGALAGKPVMEGKGCLFKKFAGIDVFDIEIDETDVDRLVDIIASLEPTFGGINLEDIKAPECFVIETRLRERMKIPVFHDDQHGTAIVAAAAVLNGLKVVGKRIEDVKVVCSGAGAAAIACLNLLVGLGARKENILVTDSRGVLTNERLGSLDEQKAAYARETSARTLADAVEAADIFLGVSMAGVLKPDMVKTMASRPLILALANPDPEIRPEAAKAVRSDAIIATGRSDYPNQVNNVLCFPFIFRGALDVGATAINEEMKLAAVRAIAELAQAEQSDMVSAAYGTQDLRFGPDYLIPRPFDPRLILRVAPAVAQAAIDSGVATRPFADIERYRRSLQSFVYTSGTVMQPVFAAAAEGDPRRIVYAEGEDDRVLRAVQVVVDERLGKPILVGRPETISAKLQDLGLRVQIGRDLEVASIDDEGFVAEAAEAYYKLGRRRGLSHATAAAEMRRNGSLIGAMLVRMGKADGLLCGLSGSYAAHLSVVERVIGLREGAQGFAAMGLLQLPRHTVFICDPYIHLDPTAEEIAAMTVLAAAEMRRFGQTPRAALLSHSSFGTADDPSARKMRDALELIAERAPDLEVEGEMHADAALSLPILRRTFPDAGLTAQANLLIMPNLDAANITFNALKVVAGQGISVGPILLGAAKPVHILTPTVTVRGIVNMTAVTAVAAA from the coding sequence ATGAACCTCAGAACGCCCGGCGAGGCTAACGACGAGGCAGGCACCGACGATGTCCTGACCCGTGCCGCCCTGGATTACCATCGATTCCCGACACCTGGAAAAATCTCGGTCCTGCCCACGAAAGACATGACCACCCAGCGCGACCTGGCGTTGGCCTACTCGCCCGGCGTCGCGGCCGCCTGCATGGCGATCAAGCGCGACCCAGCCGAGGCGTCGAGCCTAACCTCGCGCGGCAACCTGGTGGCGGTCATCTCCAACGGCACCGCGGTGCTCGGTCTCGGCAACATCGGGGCGCTCGCCGGCAAGCCGGTGATGGAAGGCAAGGGCTGCCTTTTCAAAAAATTCGCCGGCATTGACGTCTTCGACATCGAGATCGACGAAACCGACGTCGACAGGCTTGTCGATATTATCGCCAGCCTGGAGCCAACGTTCGGCGGTATTAATCTCGAGGATATCAAGGCGCCTGAGTGCTTCGTGATCGAGACTCGGCTGCGCGAGCGCATGAAGATCCCGGTTTTCCACGACGACCAACATGGCACCGCGATCGTTGCTGCCGCGGCCGTGCTCAACGGCCTGAAGGTGGTCGGCAAACGGATCGAGGATGTGAAGGTTGTCTGTTCCGGCGCGGGCGCGGCAGCGATCGCCTGCCTCAATCTCCTGGTCGGGCTGGGCGCAAGGAAAGAGAATATTCTGGTCACGGACAGCCGGGGAGTTCTGACGAACGAGCGGCTGGGGTCGCTCGACGAACAAAAGGCGGCTTACGCGCGTGAGACCTCGGCCCGCACCCTCGCGGATGCGGTCGAAGCGGCCGATATTTTTCTTGGCGTCTCCATGGCTGGTGTACTCAAGCCAGACATGGTCAAGACGATGGCGAGCCGTCCGCTCATCCTGGCGCTCGCCAATCCGGATCCGGAGATCCGGCCCGAAGCTGCCAAGGCGGTAAGGTCCGACGCCATCATCGCGACCGGACGATCCGATTACCCGAACCAAGTCAATAACGTTCTCTGCTTCCCGTTCATCTTCCGCGGTGCGCTCGATGTCGGTGCGACCGCAATCAACGAGGAGATGAAGCTGGCCGCCGTGCGTGCCATCGCGGAACTGGCGCAAGCCGAGCAGTCGGACATGGTCAGCGCAGCCTATGGCACACAGGATCTACGCTTCGGGCCCGACTATCTGATCCCGCGGCCGTTCGATCCCCGGTTAATTCTGCGCGTCGCCCCGGCGGTGGCGCAGGCAGCGATCGATAGCGGCGTGGCCACGCGGCCTTTCGCGGACATCGAACGTTACCGGCGCTCGCTCCAGAGCTTCGTCTATACGTCTGGCACGGTCATGCAGCCCGTCTTCGCGGCAGCGGCGGAGGGCGATCCGCGGCGCATCGTCTACGCCGAGGGCGAGGACGACCGCGTGCTGCGGGCCGTGCAAGTGGTGGTCGACGAACGATTGGGTAAACCAATCCTGGTCGGACGCCCGGAGACGATCAGTGCCAAGCTGCAAGACCTCGGTTTGCGGGTCCAGATCGGCCGGGACCTTGAGGTCGCCAGTATCGACGACGAAGGTTTCGTCGCTGAGGCCGCCGAAGCCTACTATAAACTAGGTCGGCGGCGCGGCCTGTCACACGCTACCGCCGCTGCCGAGATGCGCCGCAACGGCTCGCTCATAGGCGCGATGCTGGTGAGGATGGGTAAGGCTGATGGTCTGCTCTGCGGGCTGTCCGGGTCTTACGCTGCGCATCTGAGCGTCGTGGAACGCGTCATCGGCTTGAGAGAGGGCGCTCAGGGCTTTGCTGCCATGGGCCTCCTCCAACTGCCGCGGCACACGGTCTTCATCTGCGATCCGTACATCCATCTCGATCCGACGGCAGAAGAAATCGCCGCGATGACGGTGCTCGCGGCCGCCGAGATGCGCCGCTTCGGGCAAACGCCGCGCGCGGCGCTGCTCTCGCACTCCAGTTTCGGCACCGCCGATGATCCCTCGGCCCGCAAAATGCGGGATGCGCTCGAGCTCATTGCCGAGCGTGCGCCTGACCTCGAGGTTGAGGGCGAAATGCACGCGGACGCCGCCCTGAGCCTCCCGATCCTCAGGCGCACCTTCCCGGACGCGGGCCTGACGGCACAAGCGAACCTGCTCATCATGCCGAACCTGGACGCCGCGAACATCACGTTCAACGCCCTCAAGGTGGTGGCTGGGCAGGGCATCTCGGTCGGGCCGATCCTGCTGGGGGCCGCCAAGCCGGTCCATATTCTCACGCCAACAGTCACCGTGCGCGGTATCGTGAACATGACCGCGGTGACAGCAGTCGCTGCCGCATAG
- the phbB gene encoding acetoacetyl-CoA reductase, with translation MARVALVTGGSRGIGAAISKALKENGFTVAASYAGNDEAAQRFKSETGIPVFKWDVGDYDACSAGVKQVESEAGPVDVLVNNAGITRDGFFHKMSREQWSAVMRTNLDSLFNMTRPVIEGMRTRGWGRVIVISSINGQKGQAGQVNYSAAKAGDIGFVKALAQENASKGITVNAICPGYIGTEMVQAIDPEILKSKIIPQIPVGRLGQPEEIARAVVFLAGEDGGFITGSTLAINGGQYMT, from the coding sequence ATGGCGCGGGTCGCATTGGTGACGGGCGGGAGCCGTGGGATCGGGGCAGCGATCTCAAAGGCGCTGAAAGAGAATGGCTTCACGGTGGCGGCCAGCTACGCCGGAAATGACGAAGCCGCTCAGCGCTTCAAGTCCGAAACCGGCATCCCGGTGTTCAAGTGGGACGTGGGCGACTACGATGCTTGCTCAGCCGGCGTGAAGCAGGTCGAAAGCGAGGCTGGCCCAGTGGACGTCCTGGTGAACAACGCCGGCATCACGCGGGACGGCTTCTTCCACAAGATGAGCCGCGAGCAGTGGTCGGCGGTCATGCGCACCAACCTGGACTCCTTGTTCAACATGACCCGGCCGGTGATCGAGGGCATGCGCACGCGCGGCTGGGGGCGGGTGATCGTGATCTCGTCCATTAACGGGCAGAAGGGCCAAGCGGGGCAGGTAAACTATTCGGCTGCAAAGGCAGGGGACATCGGCTTCGTGAAGGCGCTGGCGCAGGAGAACGCGAGCAAGGGAATCACGGTGAATGCCATCTGCCCGGGCTACATTGGAACGGAAATGGTGCAGGCGATCGATCCGGAGATCCTGAAGAGCAAGATCATCCCGCAGATCCCCGTAGGACGGCTGGGCCAGCCGGAGGAGATCGCGCGGGCGGTGGTGTTTCTGGCTGGCGAGGACGGCGGCTTCATCACCGGATCCACGCTGGCCATCAATGGTGGCCAGTACATGACGTAA
- the dctA gene encoding C4-dicarboxylate transporter DctA: protein MATIAAGATAPTRVSQKPWYKLLYVQVLIAIVLGILFGWLSPDYAKSDWIKGMGDGFIKLIKMVIAPIIFCTIVSGISHIQDAKKVGRVGLKALIYFEVVSTFALIVGLIVGNVARPGAGFSGGAADAAAVAVYAKKAGEQKPVDFILHIIPDSVVGAFAAGDILQVLLFSILFGFSLLILGERGATIRSFIDDAAHAIFGVIAIVMKAAPLGAFGAMAYTIGRFGPQALGNLFGLIAVFYITSAIFVFGVLGIIARLAGFNIFKFIGYLKDELLLVLGTSSSESALPALMEKLERLGCSKSVVGLVVPTGYSFNLDGTNIYMTLASLFIAQAMGFDLTWGQQGTILLVALLTSKGASGISGAGFITLAATLATVNPALVPGMAILLGIDKFMSECRALVNFTGNGVATVVVAWWEGELDRNKLAAALSRDVDPSDVEVAVTTG, encoded by the coding sequence ATGGCGACCATTGCAGCGGGTGCGACCGCCCCGACCAGAGTGAGCCAAAAACCCTGGTACAAACTGCTCTATGTCCAAGTTCTGATCGCGATTGTTCTTGGCATCCTGTTCGGATGGCTCTCGCCCGACTACGCCAAGAGCGACTGGATCAAAGGAATGGGTGACGGCTTCATCAAACTGATCAAAATGGTCATTGCGCCGATCATCTTCTGTACTATCGTCTCAGGCATCTCCCACATTCAGGATGCCAAGAAGGTGGGGCGTGTCGGCCTTAAGGCACTCATCTACTTTGAAGTTGTTTCAACCTTCGCCCTTATCGTGGGTTTGATCGTCGGCAATGTCGCCAGGCCGGGGGCCGGGTTCTCCGGCGGAGCAGCTGACGCCGCTGCCGTCGCCGTCTACGCCAAGAAAGCCGGCGAGCAGAAGCCCGTCGATTTCATCTTGCACATCATCCCCGACAGCGTGGTCGGGGCGTTTGCTGCGGGCGACATCCTGCAGGTTCTGCTGTTTTCCATCCTGTTCGGCTTCTCACTGCTGATCCTCGGCGAGCGCGGCGCCACGATTCGCAGCTTCATCGATGATGCTGCTCACGCTATTTTCGGGGTGATCGCGATCGTGATGAAGGCTGCGCCGCTCGGGGCTTTCGGCGCCATGGCCTACACAATCGGACGGTTCGGGCCCCAAGCGCTCGGTAATCTGTTCGGTCTGATCGCCGTCTTCTACATCACGTCCGCTATATTCGTCTTCGGGGTGCTCGGCATCATTGCACGGCTCGCAGGATTCAACATCTTCAAATTTATCGGATATCTTAAGGATGAACTTCTACTCGTGCTGGGAACAAGTTCGTCCGAGAGCGCATTGCCTGCTCTCATGGAAAAGCTTGAACGGCTCGGTTGCTCGAAGTCGGTTGTCGGCCTTGTGGTTCCGACAGGCTATTCGTTCAACCTCGACGGCACCAACATCTACATGACCCTAGCCTCGCTCTTTATAGCGCAAGCGATGGGCTTCGACCTCACCTGGGGCCAACAGGGAACCATTCTGCTGGTCGCTCTTCTGACCTCGAAAGGTGCCAGCGGCATCTCGGGCGCGGGTTTCATCACGCTCGCGGCGACGCTGGCGACCGTCAACCCGGCGTTGGTGCCGGGCATGGCCATCCTTCTCGGCATCGACAAGTTCATGAGCGAGTGCCGCGCTCTGGTGAACTTCACTGGCAATGGCGTGGCCACCGTTGTGGTGGCTTGGTGGGAGGGTGAGCTCGACCGCAACAAACTCGCCGCGGCACTGAGCCGAGACGTCGACCCATCCGACGTCGAGGTGGCGGTAACAACCGGTTGA
- a CDS encoding NAD(P)/FAD-dependent oxidoreductase, which translates to MWIPDPSLHHIVIVGGGAAGLELATKLGDTLGRGKQAQITLVERNRTHIWKPHLHEVAAGTMDVGRDAVDYLAQASDHHFRYRIGEMTGLNRADREIYLAASYDAEGQEVTPARAVPYDTLVIAVGSTGNDFGTPGVNEFAISLDTQEQAVRFHQRLVNRFIRAHAQPEPVRPGQLHVTIIGAGATGTELAAELHRTTRQVVAYGLDRIDPDRDLKITLVEAAERILPAVPARVAKGAAQLLEGLGIDVRTSARVVQVRPDGVALADGDFIPSELVVWAAGVKAPDFLKNIDGLETSRNNQLVVTPTLQTTSDQNIFAIGDCAFLISPSDNKPVPPRAQAAHQQASHVVAQIRRRLTGRPLDPFRYRDFGSLVSLGEYSTVGNLMGFVRGRGLFIEGYFARLMYRSLYKMHQTALHGWWRVMLDTVARRLTRRTEPRVKLH; encoded by the coding sequence ATCTGGATTCCTGACCCGTCTCTCCATCACATCGTGATTGTAGGGGGAGGGGCGGCAGGTCTCGAGTTGGCCACTAAGCTGGGCGACACCTTAGGAAGAGGCAAGCAGGCGCAGATTACCCTCGTCGAGCGCAACCGGACCCATATCTGGAAGCCTCACCTGCATGAGGTGGCAGCTGGCACAATGGACGTCGGTCGTGACGCGGTCGACTATTTGGCGCAAGCTTCTGATCATCATTTTCGCTACCGTATCGGCGAGATGACTGGCCTCAATCGGGCGGACCGTGAGATTTATCTGGCGGCCAGCTACGATGCAGAGGGCCAGGAAGTCACGCCGGCGCGCGCTGTTCCGTACGATACTCTCGTGATTGCCGTCGGCAGCACCGGCAATGATTTCGGCACGCCCGGCGTCAATGAGTTCGCGATCTCGCTCGATACGCAGGAGCAGGCCGTCCGCTTCCACCAGAGGCTCGTGAACCGCTTCATCCGGGCTCATGCACAGCCCGAGCCAGTGCGGCCCGGGCAGTTGCACGTCACCATCATCGGAGCGGGAGCGACGGGCACGGAACTTGCCGCAGAACTGCACCGCACGACCCGCCAAGTTGTGGCCTACGGTCTCGACCGTATCGATCCCGACAGAGATCTCAAGATCACGCTCGTCGAAGCGGCCGAGCGTATTCTGCCCGCTGTACCGGCCCGGGTCGCCAAGGGGGCGGCTCAGCTCTTGGAGGGCCTCGGTATCGACGTGCGCACGAGCGCGCGGGTCGTTCAGGTCCGACCCGACGGGGTCGCCTTGGCGGATGGCGACTTCATCCCCTCCGAACTTGTGGTCTGGGCGGCCGGGGTCAAGGCCCCGGACTTCCTGAAGAATATCGACGGCCTCGAGACGAGTCGAAACAATCAACTCGTGGTGACGCCGACCCTGCAGACCACGAGCGATCAAAACATCTTTGCCATTGGAGACTGCGCCTTCCTGATCAGTCCGAGCGATAACAAGCCGGTTCCCCCTCGTGCTCAAGCCGCGCATCAGCAAGCAAGTCATGTCGTCGCGCAGATACGCCGTCGGCTCACCGGAAGGCCGCTTGATCCGTTCCGCTATCGGGACTTCGGGTCGCTTGTATCGCTCGGCGAGTACAGCACAGTGGGGAACCTGATGGGCTTCGTCAGAGGTCGAGGATTGTTCATTGAAGGCTACTTCGCCCGCCTGATGTATCGATCGTTGTACAAGATGCACCAGACGGCCCTGCACGGCTGGTGGCGAGTTATGCTCGACACCGTTGCTCGTAGACTGACGCGCCGCACCGAACCTCGCGTGAAACTGCATTAG
- a CDS encoding NAD-dependent malic enzyme: protein MSAEHDLGSSVGSYVETASSGYSLLNDPLLNKGTAFTEEERDLFELHGLLPPTVATLGEQVARRYQAMRQLPNDFERYVFLRGLQDTNEVLFYALLVRHFEELLPIVYTPTVGLGCQHFSQAFRKPRGLFLSIPHQQRIARILAHPRFDSVEAIVVTDGERILGLGDQGAGGMGISIGKLSLYTGCGGLHPATTLPIFLDVGTNNPERLSDPLYIGWRHERLRGQPYDDFIEAFVSAVTERWPHVLLQWEDFARDNATRLLERYRDRLCTFNDDIQGTAVVAAGALLAAVNVTGLPMREQRVAVVGAGGAGTGISSLLLRAMIEDGLTEVEARRRFYLIDRDGLLVEGMPDLLPFQERFIQPRDAVADWVLENESRIGLSDVVHNAKPTVLIGVSGQPGAFPENVVRAMAASVKRPVIFPLSNPTSRAEATPADLMAWTEGRAVIGTGSPFPALLKNGMYVRVDQTNNSYVFPGIGLGAIAVRARRVSDAMLMAAARALADISPARLNPNANLLPNVSDLRDVSLRVAQAVALQARNDGLTEAMDAGDMYQKIRNKMWAPLYRPYRRIN from the coding sequence GTGAGTGCGGAGCATGATCTAGGATCCTCAGTTGGCTCTTATGTCGAGACCGCTAGCAGCGGCTACAGTCTCCTCAACGATCCACTGCTAAACAAGGGTACCGCCTTTACGGAGGAGGAACGCGATCTTTTCGAGCTGCACGGGCTTCTCCCGCCGACGGTTGCGACCCTCGGCGAGCAGGTTGCGCGACGCTATCAGGCAATGCGTCAGCTGCCGAACGACTTCGAGCGCTACGTCTTCCTGCGCGGTTTGCAGGACACCAACGAGGTGCTGTTCTACGCTCTCCTGGTGCGCCACTTCGAAGAGCTGTTGCCCATCGTTTATACGCCCACAGTCGGCCTCGGCTGCCAGCACTTCAGCCAGGCGTTCCGCAAGCCGCGAGGCCTGTTCCTGAGCATCCCCCACCAGCAGCGTATCGCCCGCATCCTAGCTCATCCGCGGTTCGACAGTGTTGAGGCGATCGTGGTCACGGACGGAGAGCGCATCCTCGGTCTCGGTGACCAAGGCGCGGGTGGCATGGGGATCTCGATCGGGAAGCTGTCGCTCTACACTGGTTGCGGCGGCCTCCACCCTGCAACCACACTGCCAATCTTCCTCGACGTTGGCACCAACAACCCTGAGCGCCTGTCCGATCCGCTCTACATCGGCTGGCGTCACGAGCGCCTGCGCGGCCAGCCGTACGACGACTTCATCGAAGCATTCGTCTCAGCGGTGACGGAGCGCTGGCCACACGTCCTGCTGCAGTGGGAGGACTTTGCACGCGACAACGCGACCCGGCTGTTGGAGCGCTACCGCGACCGGCTCTGCACTTTCAATGATGATATCCAGGGCACGGCGGTTGTTGCCGCCGGCGCTCTGCTGGCGGCCGTGAACGTCACGGGCCTGCCAATGCGGGAGCAGCGGGTCGCCGTCGTAGGCGCGGGCGGGGCTGGGACCGGCATCAGTTCGCTGCTTTTACGCGCTATGATCGAGGACGGCCTCACAGAGGTGGAGGCGCGCCGGCGCTTCTACCTGATCGACCGCGACGGTCTCTTGGTCGAGGGCATGCCGGACCTCCTGCCGTTCCAGGAGCGCTTCATACAACCTCGCGACGCGGTGGCGGATTGGGTCCTGGAGAACGAGAGCCGGATCGGGCTTAGCGACGTGGTACACAACGCCAAGCCCACTGTGCTGATCGGCGTGTCGGGCCAGCCAGGGGCCTTCCCCGAGAACGTGGTGCGAGCCATGGCGGCGTCAGTGAAACGGCCGGTTATCTTCCCGTTGTCCAATCCGACATCGCGGGCCGAGGCGACGCCCGCCGACCTCATGGCCTGGACTGAGGGCCGAGCGGTGATCGGCACGGGCAGCCCGTTCCCAGCGCTTCTTAAAAACGGAATGTACGTCCGGGTGGATCAGACCAACAACTCCTATGTCTTCCCTGGCATCGGACTCGGCGCCATCGCCGTCCGGGCGCGGCGAGTCTCGGACGCCATGCTGATGGCCGCCGCACGTGCTCTGGCGGACATCTCGCCAGCGCGACTCAATCCTAACGCCAATTTACTGCCAAATGTCTCGGACTTGCGGGACGTGTCGCTGCGGGTAGCACAAGCAGTCGCCCTGCAGGCGCGGAATGACGGCCTGACCGAAGCGATGGACGCTGGCGATATGTATCAGAAAATCCGAAACAAAATGTGGGCGCCACTCTATCGACCGTACCGACGCATTAATTGA
- a CDS encoding acetyl-CoA C-acetyltransferase, with protein sequence MSDVVIVSAVRTPVGAFNGSFASLPAHELGAIAIKAALERAKVSPEDVDEVIFGQVLTAGAGQNPARQAAMAAGIPQEATAWGLNQLCGSGLRTVAVGLQQIANGDATVIVAGGQESMSMAPHAQHLRGGQKMGDLALVDTMLKDGLLDAFNGYHMGNTAENVAQRWQLTREEQDAFATRSQNKAEAARKAGRFKDEIVPVTIKTRKGEVVVDADEYIREGATVEAMAKLRPAFSKEGTVTAGNASGINDGAAAIVLMSAAEAAKRGLKPLARIASWATAGVDPAVMGTGPIPASRKALEKAGWKPQDVDLIEANEAFAAQALAVNKELGFDDSKVNVNGGAIAIGHPIGASGARVLVTLLHEMQKRDAKKGLATLCIGGGMGVAMCVER encoded by the coding sequence ATGAGCGATGTCGTTATCGTTTCAGCCGTGCGCACGCCCGTTGGCGCTTTCAACGGCTCCTTCGCGAGCCTGCCGGCGCACGAACTCGGCGCCATTGCGATCAAGGCGGCGCTGGAGCGCGCCAAGGTGTCGCCCGAGGACGTGGACGAGGTCATCTTCGGGCAGGTGCTCACCGCGGGCGCGGGCCAGAACCCGGCCCGCCAGGCGGCGATGGCCGCCGGCATCCCGCAGGAGGCGACGGCCTGGGGTCTCAACCAGCTCTGCGGATCGGGCCTGCGCACCGTCGCGGTCGGCCTGCAGCAGATCGCCAACGGCGACGCCACCGTCATCGTGGCGGGCGGCCAGGAATCGATGTCGATGGCCCCGCACGCCCAGCACCTGCGCGGCGGCCAGAAGATGGGCGACCTCGCCCTCGTCGACACGATGCTGAAGGACGGCCTGCTGGACGCCTTCAACGGCTACCACATGGGCAACACCGCCGAGAACGTCGCCCAGCGCTGGCAGCTCACCCGCGAGGAGCAGGACGCCTTCGCGACCCGCTCGCAGAACAAGGCCGAGGCCGCCAGGAAGGCGGGCCGCTTCAAGGACGAGATCGTCCCGGTGACCATCAAGACCCGCAAGGGCGAGGTGGTCGTCGATGCCGACGAGTACATCCGCGAGGGCGCGACCGTCGAGGCGATGGCCAAGCTGCGCCCGGCCTTCTCCAAGGAGGGCACGGTCACGGCCGGCAACGCCTCGGGCATCAACGACGGCGCCGCCGCCATCGTGCTGATGTCGGCCGCCGAGGCCGCGAAGCGGGGCCTGAAGCCGCTGGCCCGCATCGCCTCCTGGGCGACGGCCGGCGTCGATCCCGCCGTCATGGGCACCGGGCCGATCCCGGCCTCCCGCAAGGCCCTGGAGAAGGCCGGCTGGAAGCCGCAGGACGTCGACCTGATCGAGGCGAACGAGGCCTTCGCGGCCCAGGCGCTGGCGGTGAACAAGGAACTCGGCTTCGACGATTCCAAGGTCAACGTGAACGGCGGCGCCATCGCGATCGGCCACCCGATCGGCGCCTCGGGCGCCCGCGTGCTGGTGACCCTGCTGCACGAGATGCAGAAGCGCGACGCCAAGAAGGGGCTCGCCACCCTCTGCATCGGCGGCGGCATGGGCGTCGCCATGTGCGTGGAACGCTGA
- the lpdA gene encoding dihydrolipoyl dehydrogenase: MSSNEVRLPDIGDFKDVPVIEVVVKPGDTIGVDDTLIVLESDKATMDVPSPVSGTVAEIKVKPGDKVSQGDLILLMTEAAGAGAAAPAGGPPAHAPGEGQAGYGSSARGGGNGATPPAPQAAAPVSGEEMRAEVLVLGAGPGGYTAAFRAADLGKKVVLVERWASLGGVCLNVGCIPSKALLHAAKVIDESHGMAAHGISFASPQIDIDKLRGWKDGVVKRLTGGLGGLAKQRKVTVVTGTARFVSPHQIAVEHEGQTRVIGFEQAIIAAGSEPVKLPFIPHDDPRVIDSTGALELDGIPQRLLVIGGGIIGLEMATVYHALGSKVTIVELMDQIIPGADKDIVTPLMKRISKQYEAIHLKAKVTAVEALPEGLKVSFEGGSAPAHDTFDKILVAVGRRPNGKLIGAEAAGVIVDERGFVPADKQMRTNVPHIFAIGDVVGQPMLAHKATHEGKVAAETAAGKNSFFDAKVIPSVAYTDPEVAWVGLTENEAKAKGLKVGKGVFPWAASGRSLSLGRDEGLTKVLFDEATDRIVGCGIVGPSAGDLIAEAALAIEMGADASDIGLTIHPHPTLSETVGMAAEAFEGSITDLYMPKKKTH; the protein is encoded by the coding sequence ATGAGCAGCAACGAGGTCCGCCTGCCCGACATCGGGGACTTCAAGGACGTCCCAGTCATCGAGGTGGTGGTGAAGCCGGGCGACACGATCGGGGTGGACGACACCCTGATCGTGCTCGAATCCGACAAGGCGACGATGGACGTGCCCTCGCCGGTCTCCGGCACGGTGGCGGAGATCAAGGTCAAGCCGGGCGACAAGGTCTCGCAGGGCGACCTGATCCTGCTGATGACCGAGGCGGCCGGGGCGGGCGCGGCGGCGCCCGCGGGCGGGCCGCCCGCCCACGCGCCCGGCGAGGGGCAAGCCGGCTATGGCTCCTCGGCGAGGGGCGGCGGCAACGGCGCGACGCCCCCCGCGCCCCAGGCCGCCGCGCCCGTCTCGGGCGAGGAGATGCGCGCCGAGGTGCTGGTGCTCGGCGCCGGACCGGGCGGCTACACGGCGGCCTTCCGGGCCGCCGACCTCGGCAAGAAGGTGGTGCTGGTCGAGCGCTGGGCCTCGCTGGGCGGCGTGTGCCTCAACGTCGGCTGCATCCCCTCGAAGGCCCTGCTCCACGCCGCCAAGGTGATCGACGAGAGCCACGGCATGGCGGCGCACGGCATCAGCTTCGCGAGCCCGCAGATCGACATCGACAAGCTCCGGGGCTGGAAGGACGGCGTCGTCAAGCGCCTCACCGGCGGCCTCGGGGGCCTCGCCAAGCAGCGCAAGGTCACGGTCGTCACCGGCACCGCCCGCTTCGTCAGCCCGCACCAGATCGCGGTCGAGCATGAGGGCCAGACCCGGGTGATCGGCTTCGAGCAGGCGATCATCGCGGCGGGCTCCGAGCCGGTGAAGCTGCCCTTCATCCCGCATGACGACCCGCGGGTGATCGATTCCACGGGGGCGCTCGAACTCGACGGCATCCCCCAGCGCCTGCTCGTCATCGGCGGCGGCATCATCGGGCTGGAGATGGCCACCGTCTACCACGCGCTCGGGTCCAAGGTGACCATCGTCGAGCTGATGGACCAGATCATCCCGGGGGCCGACAAGGACATCGTCACCCCGCTGATGAAGCGGATCTCCAAGCAGTATGAGGCGATCCACCTCAAGGCCAAGGTCACGGCCGTCGAGGCTCTGCCCGAGGGGCTGAAGGTCTCCTTCGAGGGCGGCTCGGCGCCGGCCCACGACACCTTCGACAAGATCCTGGTGGCGGTGGGGCGCCGGCCCAACGGCAAACTCATCGGCGCGGAGGCCGCGGGCGTGATCGTGGACGAGCGGGGCTTCGTCCCGGCCGACAAGCAGATGCGCACCAACGTGCCGCACATCTTCGCCATCGGCGACGTGGTCGGCCAGCCGATGCTGGCCCACAAGGCGACGCACGAGGGCAAGGTCGCGGCCGAGACGGCGGCGGGCAAGAACTCGTTCTTCGACGCGAAGGTGATCCCGTCGGTGGCCTACACCGACCCGGAGGTGGCCTGGGTCGGGCTGACCGAGAACGAGGCCAAGGCCAAGGGGCTCAAGGTCGGCAAGGGCGTGTTCCCGTGGGCGGCGAGCGGGCGCTCGCTGTCGCTGGGGCGCGACGAGGGCCTGACCAAGGTGCTGTTCGACGAGGCGACCGACCGCATCGTCGGCTGCGGCATCGTCGGGCCGTCCGCGGGCGACCTGATCGCCGAAGCCGCGCTCGCGATCGAGATGGGGGCGGATGCGAGCGACATCGGGCTGACCATCCACCCGCACCCGACCCTGTCCGAGACGGTCGGCATGGCGGCGGAGGCCTTCGAGGGCAGCATCACCGACCTCTACATGCCAAAAAAGAAGACTCACTAA